The DNA segment atatatatatataaggtattTCTCAAATGAGTAAAACATgatcattttcaattaaatagaACATAGTTATTGACAAACAGTCATAACATAATACAATATTATTAAATCATTAATGTCGTGCATTCCATATCAAAGTAACAATTTCGTTGCGAACATGTCTAGCAGTCTAGCTAAAATTAAATGGATAAATAGCTTAACATACAGTCATGTCACTAAAACATCAAGgtaaaaaacaaaaaatcaaTCCAAAAGCAATAAAGTTCAAACAAATAGAAACAATAATGTCTTCGTAACATGTCCTCAAAGAAAACTTTAGTTGGTGAGCCTTTGCTTTCGTTGCAGCCACGCTAACCTACCATGATCATGTGGCATATTTATAAACATTTCTCTTTTCACGGGATCTTCAAATAAATCCATTGCAAATAACCACAACTCCTCATCTTCTCTCATTAATCCTGCATCTAGCATCCGGCTAAGCAAACCCATAGCAGCTTCAATACTAAACTTAGTACTTTGACTGAGTTTGGAAGAATCTGATTCTAATATTTCTAAAGCACGTTGTTGATTCAGGCTACTTTGAGTTAAATGTTCTTTAAGTATTGAAGCTCCCAATGATTCTCTCCCTTTACGTTTCACCTTAACTGGTTTAGGCTTAGTGTTTACTTTAGTagacttttcaaaattttttgcAACCTCACTTGGGCTTAATGTTGATGCATCATGTTGACTTACTTCATTCAAAAAGTCACCAAAGAAATTGTTACCTCCCTCAACATTGTCATCCTCAAGGTTCTCAACATGCACCTCACTGAATGTAGTTGGATCCATAGAGGGTGCCACACAATTTTCCCCACTAGCAACTACATCTCCAAATAATTGATCCCACTCTTCTTGTAGTTGTATAGATGGTTGGTTATTTTGAATTGCTAGAACTTTCGGGTTTTCCTACACAACATAATGGTGAATCTTTAGTTATCATTATGACTGAAATATTATACGGTATTTAAATTTTTGAATGAGTTATATTATGTCACCTGAATTTTTCTTTTCCACCATTCATCAGAACAATTTAAGTTGCTTGATACTTTCATTCCAACCTAGACCAGTCTCTCCATTCTTAAGTGACTTCCAAAGGTTGTACTCTTTTCTCATACTGTCATACTTGTTCTTCATAGCTTTGTCACTGGCGAAATTATGATTTATAACTTTTTCAAACTCTGGCTGAAGAGTGACCCATTTGAATGGGGAAGTTCGACCATGCTTCATGATATATTTGTTTAGAAATCGACATAATTCTAAAACCATTTCTTTTGACCAAATTTCTCTTCTCCCCTTCTCTTTTTTAGAATCCATCTAGCAaccatgcatacatacatatgtTAACAAACCTATGATTCTGATATCAGTTACAACAATGCTACATCAAGATCAAATACATCTATGTAGATGCTGTTGAGATATTAAAAGTTTAACCGAAAGTAAACATAATAGAATTATGCAAGGATCAAATACTATTAAGTTATACATTTAGGAAACTGATGAGTAGGTAGGCATATACCTTCAACATGATACATTCAAAATACCGATATTGATATTTCACCAAGAACAAAATTTTGCATCATATAATCCTTACCAGGTTACCACAATTTCTGTATACTGGAAATATAACTTTAAGTACATGAAAAACTTTAAGCAATCATGAAATTCCATACAAATGtaaatgttttatttttcttttcttttgcacAGATATCTGTTGCAACACCCACTTTTCACGTAATATAACATCGTCAATTAATGTAAGCGAACCAATTAACGTGACACCTAGGGGTGcaatcgagccgagccgagcccgagctcgaccaggctcgagctcgagctcggctcgaaggtaattcttcaagctcgagctcggctcgtttactaaatgagcttgtttttaggctcgggctctagctcgtttaagctcggctcgttcaaGCTTCTTTTCACAATGGTAACTAATACTTACCTATTGCACAAAAAACACTTAACTGTTTCACCATTGGCTCAACCAGTTCATCACATTCTGGAGCTGTAGGGTGAAGTTTACTTAAAAAATATCATTCTTGGGCTGTAGGGTGAAGTTTGCTTAAAAAATCAAATCATCAGTTATTAAAAAATGCATAAAGCACATCTAGGTATGAACACAAAATTCTTTCAGTGAAAAGGTATTATCCCAGAACCTATATCAACAATTAATTTTCTATCCTTCTTGTGAAGATTGGTCGAATAAAATCTTAAAGATCAGATATGTTATTATTATTCAACTTTAaaaagtattattatttttattgtaGTTGTGGACATGGAAGAAAAAAAGGATGAAGAAGAAAGCACACTAAACGAGGGGAAGCTGACAGTAGAAAACAAATTTCATCAATACGAGTCAAAGACATCATGATTTGATTATTTTATCATCCACAGAAGAAGACAAACTTCATTAATTCACTCAAACAATCGACTAGCATAACTTGATTACATGAATATCCTAACATGGTTTTATATAGCTAACAGTAAAAACGAACATGTATACCTTTGCTTCGATAGACCTTTCTTTAGTATGGGATGATGAGGATCGTAGGTTATTTAAGTAATTTAAACCCTAAAAGCTTGTAGGTTTCTTAAACGCTACTATAACCAGCGTTTCAAAAAGAGCTTTTCAACTAATCTAAAAGCCTTAAGCCTgtttcaaccaaacaagacttttatTGGGCctggagctttttcttaaaagcttgaagcttgaagctcctaaaagcttctAAAAGCTTGTTGCCGAACATACCCTTCACCACATCTACGGCTCCTCTTCCAATCATCTTCGATCAAATTCTCGCCACCGCTGTCATCCTCTTGAAACTTAAACACAAATATATACTGCGGACATGAATATACATCGGTAGGTTGAGTTTTTAAGTTTTTACTGTATACATTCATACATATTGGTGCATATTGGTATACTTTCATACATATACTTACTATAGGTTCATAGATGGACACTTGACACTTGATTTGCTTTAACTTTAAAAGtcaatttatgttttattaacttaTGTTTTGAGATAGGTTGTTACAGTTGACTTGAATAGTCAAAGGTTGTTAAGGTATAAAAACCATATGATTGAACATCTTATCTAAATTTGATTATCTTTCTATCGTTTGACTTTAAAAGTCAACTTATGTTTTTGATGGGAAATTAAGAAGGTTGTTACAGTTGACTTTAATAGTCAAACTGATATTTTGGTGGGAAATTGATACTGAAAAGGTGGTTGGGGCAAAGGTTGTTAGTTTTTAAAACCACATGGGGTTATACTGGAAAGGGAAAAGAGTAGGATGGTCTTTTCACAAGTTTTTAACCTCAAACTAACAAAATTATAACATTAGGGAGGCACACTAAAAGAAATGGTCACTAGGTGTGTGCAACACAAAACGTCTTTCTACCCGAGAGGCAAATTGAAAAGTGGCCCAAACCATAGGATGGCAAActgtaattaactcaaaaataAACACATGGAGATTACATATAAAGGCCTAATGAATAAGATAATTACAAAGAGATACAAAAATAAATAAGGTATCATCTGTCATATAATATCCCCCTCATGCGAGACGATGGTGGATAAATATGAAGCATATGTCGAAAGTGAGTAAACTGAAGACATGGTAGACGTTTGGTGAATATATCTGCCACTTGAAGATTGGTCTGAATAAATTTTGTGTGAAGTTTGCGAAAAGAGATAAGTTCTCTAATGAAGTGTAGTCAAGATCTATATGTTTGGCCTTTTTTATTAGAAACTAGATTTTGGGTGAGAAACATAGCATTGCGGTTGTCACACAATATGGTTGGTGTTTCTAGCAGTAAAGCATGCAATTCTTGTAATAAATGAGTTATCCATACAATCTCTACAACAATGTTTGCCATAGCCCGATATTCTAACTCGCAATTGGAACAAGCAATAACAGgttgtttctttgtactttatgaAATAAGATTACCTCTCAAGAAGATATAGTAGCCATAAGTTGAGCGACGAGTTTCCAAACATCTGGCCTAGTCTTCATCTGAGTAACCTAGTAGAGAAATGTGGGGGGGGGGACCATTGTAGTGAAGCCAAAAGCGAGAGTGCCTTTGATGTAACGAAGTATGCGTTGGACCTCCTGGTAATGTGCAATTGAAGGATCATGTAAGAATTGACTATCTTAATTGACAACATAGGATATATCTAAACAACTAATTGTAAGATACTAAAGTGCACCAACTATTGAACGATAATGAGTGACGTTCGAAAATAATTCACTTGTGGAAACAACCGAAACATTTATGCTTAAAGGTGGGGGTGCCGGTTTGGCAtccaactgtcacaccccaaccgatggcggaaacatcgggatgagacgaacaaattgcttaaaacaacataacactaaatgtgacaatatgaattagatcattttattaaaactaaagaataatacattgtttcaaatagtaaacatagattcaaacattgtttaattgctaaaatgggtatctaaagccatcctagcttatttcttgagtcttgtactaatcaacctgcaacatgtattaaaatacaatcaacaaaacgttggcgagtatacaagtttaatacatagcataaagtagaataaaagtttaaatactcatatccaacacgaataACATGATCCAAGTTACTACTTTGCCTTTCCCAATAGAGTAGCGGGAGGTtaacacgttcaacttgttcaatatgatcaacttgttcaatacgttcaacttgttcaatacgttcaacttgttcaatacgttcaacttgttcaatacgttcaacttgttcaatacgttcaacttgttcaatacgttcaacttgttcaatacgttcaacttgttcaatacgttcaacttgttcaatacgttcaacttgcatagcatatgagattaacaagcagcaaaatgtttcgtgtttaaatgtggatagagtgtgaatataacaagtttcaagtgttgtgtaatttgaatatggaatacatgttgcacccaaagtgtttaaaacgaaaatgggatcgagtatactcacattgattgcgttgcgtttcttgTAAGGACGCACGAGTAAGGATTTGAAACAATCCAAGAGATCAAACCAAGCGATTATCCTAATTATGAAATACGTGTACGAACTCGTTAAATAATATTCCGAATATTCATAGTTTACACATAGATCATTTAACGTTATTAAAATTTTAAGCTAGTCTTTATTTACTTATGTTTGTATTATAAATAAGAAGATAAATTAATTATAAGTCATTACTCATTTGGTTTCTATTAAAGGTATTGAATGTAATAGAAATAGAAAAAAAATGCTTTAAAAGCAAACAGTCACTactagaaaaattaaaatttctgACACCATTTTCCGTAGGAAATGCGTCACAACTCGCGATTTTCTACGAATTTGTGACGAAATGCGTATGTAGGAAAACCACTCGTAGGAAACTGGTTTCTTACgcattttctacgcattttcctaccAATTTCTGACCGAAAAGGGCTGTCACAAATTGCTACacattttctacgcattttcctacccatttaacggaagttaatttttaatttttgctACACAATTGTCACGAAATTTTATTTTCTACGAATTTGTGACGAAATGCATATGTAGTTAAACCACTCGTAGGAAACTGGTTTCTTTACgcattttctacgcattttcctaccAATTTCTGACAGAAAAGGGCTGTCATAAATTGCTATACATttttctacgcattttcctacccatttaacggaacttaattttttatttttgctaCACAATTGTCACGAAATTTAATGTTTTTTCTAGTTTTATTATATTTACAAAACATCAGAGAGATCAGATACAAAAGCAAATAAAACTAAAACTATAAAATTTCAATAACATTAATCATAAATttatacaaatttacaaacaaaaaatgtataaaatcttctaacataaagaaaataaaattacatattcCTTTAACAAATTCAATAACATTAACCCACACCCATCTCATTTTTCAGCTCTGGAGAATCGAAACCAACATCGAACACCTTCCGAGCAACTCAGCAACTCAACAATCATCTCTTGTGACAAAACAAGTATTCTGAAGCCTTTAGAACGTGCTTTTTGATGCATATTTATAAGATCTGTGAGAATATATCATAAGATTTATTAGGATGCATCATGAAATTTGAAGGTTGTGACAGATCAAAAATGTTATTTAATTTCTATGAAAATACTATAAGCCTTTTAAGGTACAAAAACCTCTTATATAACTTCCAGATTCGTATGAACTTCCAGATTCGTATGAACTTCCAGATTCGTATGAACTTCCAGATTCGTATGAACTTGTTGTTCCAGATCAAAAAACTTCCAGATTCGTATGAACTTTTGTTCCAGATCTGTTGTTCCAGATTCGTATATAACTTCCAGATCTGTTGATGAACTTGTTGTTCCAGATTCGTATATAACTTCCAAGGCAGAAGGAGACGCAGTGTGGGGCGTGGTTGTCGGAGAGCGGCCGGCGCATGTCGCCGGAGATAGGCTAGGCTGATCGAGAGAGAAGGGGGCAAGGGGGTTTGTGGTGTGGTGCTGTTCAAAGTGAAAGGAATTTAGGGTTTAAACTAAAGCTTTTGATTCTAGAGTATTTTTAACCGTTAGATTGATTATTAGGTGAACAATGGACCATTGGATGGTGATCCATGTGAAGTTGAAGTAAAGCTTTTGATTGGCTCAAAAACTTATTGAAATCCTTGTGAAAAAAACCAAACACGACAGTGTATTTAGattttttaaaaacttaaataTCACAAGTTAATTATAATAGAAAAATCACATTAtatcatatattaattaatagaatAAAAACCTAAAACAATAATTAAGAGACTTGTTATTCCCACGAGTGGATGGTTTCaataaaatcataaaaaccaGGGCCGGCCATGAGAATTTGTGTACCCTGTTTGTATGAGTGTACCctattagaaaaatattttacgTATACACATCGGGTTTTTTCATACTGTTTGTATGAGTGTACCctattagaaaaatattttacgTATACACATCGGGTTTTTTCATAAAAAATGTGCCCCTCGAAATATCGAGCCCTGGctggtggtcctccccgcccacccccagggccggccATGATAAAAACATAAATCCGACACAATTAGTGCATCCCCGTGCAAATGACTCCAGTCCAACTTAGGCCGTTGGagatggtggggcttgggttggtgCATTGGCCATTGAAAGTCTGCCATGTCACCTTTCTTCTttgccccacgcccggcttcaaagcaaagccccaagggccacgcccaaAACCCAAGCCCTAACCCAAGCCCctggggtggtgacttgggcgttttcagccaacccacgccccaacccaagccccataccccatggtcttatGCACCAGGGTTCGATTCCCACTTGAGGCGGTTTATTCCCCTCTGTGGCGGCCCTCAATCCGTCAAGCTCTATTCGATGTGGCGAGGCACCTGTGGGGTTTTTCCTTTGGACGCCAGTCACTCTCTGACGCCAGCTGAAGTTTAACGTTAATGAAACTATTATCGAAAAGAAAGCCATTAACTTTTGAGTGTTTACtaatgtttatatatatttattttttatttgattttgtacTTTATGATGTTCCGGACTCGACCATACAGAAAATAATTTGaatcctttttctttcaaaataaaACCATTCATAAAAAGATTAAGGATTTTTATAAGGATGAAATTTGAAAACTTTTAAACTTATTATTAATATGGTGGCAcataaattattattaatatgGTGGATAGTAATGATTGAAAGGGCATTAAGAGATGTATGGTAATAATAAAATATGGTAATAATAAAACtagttaaatatttaaatatggtaataaattttctatcacaaatgcgtagcaagttgctacacattttctacacaataaattttccatcacaaatgcgtaacaagttgctacacatttcctacgcaataattaataataatgctgattaaacattaaaatataatctaagtataataataaataatttgtcataaatgcgtagcaagttgctacgcatttctgacgcaacaattaatatttaaatgaatttaatatataaatctaattccaacaaataaataatggttacgtcggaaatgcgtagcaagttgctacgcatttccgACATAATACTTAGAATTAGTATATTTGTCACTATTGTGTCACAAATTGCCCAAAAAAATCAAGGTCTTTTTTCCGTAGGAAATGCGCAGTAAATGTTTCAGAATTTGCGACGCATTTTTTTGCGTAGGAAATTTCCGTAGCAAAATGACCACTTTTCTAGTAGTGAGTAACTTATCGTTACATTTAAAAGTATTAATTAATAATagagtaaatttcaaagttcgtcctttatgtatgtctaatatatcaaagtatgtcctttgtctttaataacctcagaaaacatacttaatgtttgcaaacccttacacattatgtcctttagccctaactcagttattttttatggttaaatctaATCAAATGGAACCcatatgagggtattttggtcattataCTGTTTATTTATATTAACCAATTTACTCTCTCACAATTACATTTCAGTCTCTGTAAACACAATTACAGTGTCTCTATCCTCTCCAGCCAAAAGATCTTTGTTCACCACTACCGTACCACCTACCTCCGGCGACCAAGCCACCACTCACCTGTCACTGCCTCCAAACTCCACACCCCACCTGTCACCACTAATCAAACCAACCACcatctgccaccaccaccacttgaCCACCACCAACCTACCCACAAACCCCATCTTTCACAAacacccacaaccaccaccgtACCAAGCACGAGAGGTTCTAGATCTGGATTTGTGGAACGACGACGGTGGATTTAAATCTAGGGTTTCGAAGACGGCGGCTGGTGTTACCGGAGAAGAAACCGGTGCTGGTGGTCTCTTGGAGAACAACACGATCTGTCCAAGTAATTCGCTTTTGCTCCTGCTCCGACACCGACGTCTGACGTCACCACCGTCTTCCTCTCCACCGGCGTCGCCTCCGTATCCGCATTCATATGGTGTGGGAGCTGGCGGTGGTGGGGTTGTGCAGCGGGGGTGGAGGTGTTTACTTGTTATTGGGTATCTCTCTACACTTGTGTTTCTCTCTCTACAAACAGGTTTTGAATCAGATCTTTCAAGTTGAAGAAGATGGTATAGAAATGAAGAATATATTGTTGttttgtttgatgttgttgtatTTTGATGTTGTTGTAAGGTATTAAGACTGAAATTGAAAGAAATGATTTGTTCTTCAAAATatggatttgtcttttgaagtttcGAATTGTTTATTTTTTCTTTGTGTTTTGATGTTTTGAAGATCTGAGTTTTGAAGATATGGGTTATTGATGATAATGTGTTTTGAAGTTTTGAAGATCTGGGTTATTAATGAAAATGTGCAGATTATGAAGATTAGAGTCAAAGAGAGAAGATCtgaatttttttataattttttagtgTTTAGGGTAAAATGACTAATATACCCTCATGTGCTTCTCACATGACCTGATTTAACTGGGAAAACAAACaaggtttagggtaaaggatataacctgattggtttttcaaacattaaggatgttttctgaggttattaaagacaaaggacatactttgatatattagacatacataaaggacgaactttgaaatttactcttAATAATAAAAGGGAACTAAAcgtttaaaaatatattaacgAATCAAAGATTTAAAACTTAttaattatatacatatatgaaGTATAgaaattttgtttctttttaggAAATGAAAACAACATTTGAATTAACTAATAAGCCCAAAAGGTGTTTATAAAAAATACATCATTgaattacaaaaagaaaatgttCAGCCAACGAGTAGGGTCAAACCCGCGACATCTTGGTTGTCCTTACACGCATTCACCCACTAGACCATAATAACtaatgtgttttgttttaattttatttaaaattgatttcaGAACATCATCTCCTACATATTTACTAAACAAAAGAAtgactgttatatatatatatatatatatatatatatatatatatatatatgtattatgaATATCACAGAAGATTTAAACAAAAGAATGGAACAATATATATCAACAGAAGATCTAAACGAAACCAACTAGAAGGAATAAAGGGTTGTACCCGACGTGAACCCCGGTTCTCGCGACGGTCTCCGGCCTGTCTCCGACGTCGCCTCCGATCTCCGGTGAGCTCGGTTCGCTTCGGCAGAAACCTTGTTCGCTCCGGCAAGTGCAACGTGTTGCGAGTTATCGGCGAA comes from the Helianthus annuus cultivar XRQ/B chromosome 4, HanXRQr2.0-SUNRISE, whole genome shotgun sequence genome and includes:
- the LOC118491602 gene encoding uncharacterized protein LOC118491602, whose amino-acid sequence is MKVSSNLNCSDEWWKRKIQENPKVLAIQNNQPSIQLQEEWDQLFGDVVASGENCVAPSMDPTTFSEVHVENLEDDNVEGGNNFFGDFLNEVSQHDASTLSPSEVAKNFEKSTKVNTKPKPVKVKRKGRESLGASILKEHLTQSSLNQQRALEILESDSSKLSQSTKFSIEAAMGLLSRMLDAGLMREDEELWLFAMDLFEDPVKREMFINMPHDHGRLAWLQRKQRLTN